The Euphorbia lathyris chromosome 2, ddEupLath1.1, whole genome shotgun sequence genome includes a window with the following:
- the LOC136219742 gene encoding uncharacterized protein, with amino-acid sequence MDNVAVFSSDHKPTIMVTNDDGIDAPGLRSLVRVLVATGSFNVLVCAPDSEKSAVSHSITWRHPISARRVEIEGATSFAVSGTPADCTGLGISTALFPSIPDLVISGINMGSNCGYHIVYSGTVAGAREAFFNDVPSVSVSYDWVGGKSTVEDFTLAAEACIPIINAILVELRNQNYPSRCFLNIDLPSNVAHHKGYKLTKQGKSIFKMGWKQVHSGTDGGNMLSTMTTDKSSSVPTETDTLCASQELMWFRREGKGAHVEDVDTDHRFLQEGYITVTPLSALSPAETSCIEYFKNWLPSVVDRSSPSAL; translated from the exons ATGGACAACGTTGCTGTTTTCAGCTCCGATCATAAGCCGACGATCATGGTCACCAACGATGACGGTATCGATGCGCCAGGACTTCGTTCTCTGGTTCGCGTTTTGGTCGCCACTGGTAGCTTCAATGTCCTCGTTTGCGCACCGGATTC AGAAAAATCGGCAGTCAGTCATTCTATTACTTGGCGGCATCCTATTTCTGCTCGGCGTGTAGAGATTGAAGGAGCAACATCCTTTGCAGTTTCTG GAACTCCGGCTGATTGTACTGGTTTAGGAATCTCTACAGCACTCTTTCCTTCAATTCCAGATCTG GTAATCAGTGGCATAAACATGGGGAGCAACTGTGGCTATCACAT CGTTTACTCTGGCACAGTTGCTGGCGCTCGGGAGGCTTTCTTTAACGATGTACCttctgtttctgtttcataTGATTG GGTTGGAGGTAAGAGTACTGTTGAGGACTTCACACTTGCTGCTGAGGCTTGTATACCAATCATAAATGCAATACTTGTTGAGCTTAGGAATCAAAACTATCCTTCAAGATGTTTTTTGAATATTGATTTGCCATCAAATGTTGCTCATCACAAG GGTTACAAGCTGACTAAGCAGGGAAAAAGCATATTTAAGATGGGGTGGAAGCAAGTCCATTCTGGCACGGACGGAGGGAATATGTTGTCAACTATGACTACGGACAAAAGTTCATCAGTACCAACAGAGACTGACACATTATGTGCATCACAAGAACTGATGTGGTTCAGGAGAGAA GGAAAGGGGGCTCATGTGGAAGATGTTGATACAGATCACAGATTTCTTCAGGAAGGATAT ATTACTGTAACTCCCCTCTCCGCGCTCTCCCCTGCAGAAACAAGCTGCATAGAGTACTTTAAAAATTGGCTGCCAAGTGTGGTGGACCGCTCGTCTCCATCAGCCTTGTAA